A DNA window from Hydrogenophaga taeniospiralis contains the following coding sequences:
- a CDS encoding methyl-accepting chemotaxis protein yields the protein MNTLINAMRRFRIRTRLIGMLVLMLAMVCLVAATGVLSMWQQSQRTDRFITRSLQRAHALSDVNRQVGDVNRAEKDMIIYYDDRITLNQHRDRWTAAVAAAQKQLEAMRADANDREAPLLDEALARLTAYAKATQQIVLQVEDGAYDNSHTADKMLGNAKEHMRALDATLLKTAEVLDADAAEARTAREDGAAQATLLNLGVLAGVGLLLVPFTWLNMRSICKPLDRARELATAIAAGDLTHRVDEGEGRDETASMMEALRSMQTSLQQTVGQVRSATDSINTASAEIASGNQDLSARTEQAASNLQQTAASMEELTSTVRQSADAARQANQLASSAAEIAARGGQVVNQVVATMDEINHSSKKINDIIGVIDGIAFQTNILALNAAVEAARAGEQGRGFAVVAGEVRNLAQRSAEAAKEIKGLIGASVDRVDAGSRLVADAGQTMSEIVASVQRVTDIIGEITAAAGEQSDGIGQVNTAVNQLDQMTQQNAALVEQSAAAAESLKDQASRLSQVVQVFRLA from the coding sequence ATGAACACGCTCATCAACGCCATGCGCCGTTTCCGCATCCGCACCCGCCTGATCGGCATGCTCGTGCTCATGCTGGCCATGGTGTGCCTCGTGGCCGCGACCGGCGTGCTGTCGATGTGGCAGCAGAGCCAGCGCACCGACCGGTTCATCACCCGCTCGCTGCAGCGCGCGCATGCGCTGAGCGACGTCAACCGCCAGGTCGGGGACGTCAACCGGGCGGAAAAGGACATGATCATTTACTACGACGACCGCATCACCCTCAACCAGCACCGGGACCGCTGGACCGCGGCGGTGGCGGCGGCGCAGAAGCAGCTGGAGGCGATGCGGGCCGACGCGAACGACCGGGAAGCGCCGCTGCTCGACGAGGCGCTGGCGCGCTTGACGGCCTACGCGAAGGCGACCCAGCAGATCGTGCTGCAGGTGGAGGACGGCGCGTACGACAACAGCCACACGGCCGACAAGATGCTGGGCAACGCCAAGGAGCACATGCGCGCGCTGGACGCCACCTTGCTCAAGACCGCCGAGGTGCTTGACGCGGACGCCGCCGAGGCGCGCACCGCGCGCGAGGACGGCGCGGCCCAGGCCACTTTGCTCAACCTGGGCGTGCTCGCCGGGGTGGGCCTGCTGCTGGTGCCGTTCACCTGGCTCAACATGCGCAGCATCTGCAAACCGCTGGACCGGGCGCGCGAACTGGCCACGGCCATCGCCGCGGGCGACCTGACGCACCGCGTCGACGAGGGCGAAGGGCGCGACGAGACCGCGTCGATGATGGAGGCCCTGCGTTCGATGCAGACCTCGCTGCAACAGACCGTGGGCCAGGTGCGCAGCGCCACGGACAGCATCAACACGGCCTCGGCCGAGATTGCCTCGGGCAACCAGGACCTGAGCGCACGCACCGAACAGGCCGCGAGCAACCTGCAGCAGACCGCGGCCAGCATGGAAGAGCTCACCAGCACGGTGCGCCAGAGCGCGGACGCCGCGCGCCAGGCCAACCAGCTCGCCTCCAGCGCGGCCGAGATCGCCGCGCGCGGCGGTCAGGTGGTCAACCAGGTGGTGGCCACCATGGACGAGATCAACCACAGCAGCAAAAAGATCAACGACATCATCGGCGTGATCGACGGCATCGCCTTCCAGACCAACATCCTGGCGCTCAATGCGGCGGTGGAAGCCGCACGCGCCGGTGAACAGGGCCGGGGCTTCGCCGTGGTGGCCGGCGAGGTGCGCAACCTCGCCCAGCGCAGCGCCGAAGCGGCCAAAGAGATCAAAGGCCTGATCGGCGCCAGCGTGGACCGGGTCGACGCCGGCAGCCGGCTGGTGGCCGACGCGGGGCAGACCATGAGCGAGATCGTTGCCAGCGTGCAGCGGGTGACGGACATCATCGGCGAGATCACGGCGGCGGCGGGCGAACAGAGCGACGGCATCGGGCAGGTCAACACCGCGGTGAACCAGCTCGACCAGATGACGCAGCAGAACGCCGCCTTGGTTGAGCAGAGCGCGGCAGCCGCCGAGAGCCTGAAGGACCAGGCCTCGCGCCTGTCGCAGGTGGTGCAGGTGTTCCGGCTGGCGTAG
- a CDS encoding methyl-accepting chemotaxis protein, with protein sequence MGLQSLMRLFSIRLRMLAAIGVVLCLLGIVGGAGLWGMTRLITINHTFVGNAFEETLALSRLKVAMGDLSRYEKDMVIQYESPEQLSLANMRWEKARDQLRKDIAQMLEGEEDTDNQALRDMDKRLGEYVTSVEPVVAQIRDGSYDSATVANRMLAKAHDQYKVLLGDLQTIEKSIMAEADRLKAEEQSASDQTMALFGVAVALAALVVVPTTLANMQSICKPLDQAQRVAEAIARGDLTQNITGTGKDEVSALMRALGGMQASLVRIVGEVRSSTDSIGTASAEIASGNLDLSTRTEQAASSLQQTASSIEQINGTVRQSAEAARQASQMAVANAEVAERGGRVVGQVVATMDEINHSSKKINDIIGVIDGIAFQTNILALNAAVEAARAGEQGRGFAVVAGEVRNLAQRSAEAAKEIKALIGASVDRVDAGSRLVAEAGSTIGEIVANAEKVSAFINDITTAANEQAQGIGQVNTAVGQLDQMTQQNAALVEQSAAAAESLKDQATKLASVVATFRLDTERDSV encoded by the coding sequence ATGGGACTTCAATCTTTGATGCGCTTGTTTTCGATCCGCCTGCGCATGCTGGCGGCCATCGGTGTGGTGCTCTGTCTGCTGGGCATCGTGGGCGGGGCGGGCCTGTGGGGCATGACGCGCCTGATCACGATCAACCACACGTTCGTGGGAAATGCCTTCGAGGAGACGCTCGCGCTGTCGCGCCTGAAGGTGGCGATGGGCGACCTGAGCCGTTACGAGAAAGACATGGTGATCCAATACGAATCGCCCGAGCAGCTCTCGCTGGCCAACATGCGCTGGGAAAAGGCCCGCGATCAGCTGCGCAAGGACATCGCGCAGATGCTCGAGGGCGAGGAAGACACCGACAACCAGGCGCTGCGCGACATGGACAAGCGCCTGGGCGAGTACGTGACATCGGTCGAGCCTGTGGTGGCGCAGATCAGGGACGGTAGCTACGACAGTGCCACCGTGGCCAACCGCATGCTGGCCAAGGCGCATGACCAGTACAAGGTGTTGCTCGGCGACCTGCAGACGATCGAAAAAAGCATCATGGCCGAAGCGGACCGCCTGAAGGCCGAGGAGCAGAGCGCCAGCGACCAGACCATGGCCCTGTTTGGCGTGGCCGTGGCGCTGGCCGCGCTGGTGGTGGTGCCCACCACGCTGGCCAACATGCAGAGCATCTGCAAACCGCTGGACCAGGCCCAGCGCGTGGCCGAGGCCATCGCCCGTGGGGACCTGACGCAGAACATCACCGGCACCGGCAAGGACGAGGTTTCCGCGCTCATGCGGGCGCTGGGGGGCATGCAGGCGTCGCTGGTGCGCATCGTGGGCGAGGTGCGCAGTTCCACCGACAGCATCGGCACCGCCAGCGCCGAAATCGCCTCGGGCAACCTGGACCTGTCCACCCGCACCGAGCAGGCCGCCAGCAGCCTGCAGCAGACCGCCAGCAGCATCGAGCAGATCAACGGCACGGTGCGCCAGAGCGCCGAGGCCGCGCGCCAGGCCAGCCAGATGGCGGTGGCCAACGCCGAGGTGGCCGAACGCGGTGGCCGCGTGGTCGGCCAGGTGGTGGCCACCATGGACGAGATCAACCACAGCAGCAAGAAGATCAACGACATCATCGGCGTGATCGACGGCATCGCCTTCCAGACCAACATCCTGGCGCTCAACGCCGCGGTGGAAGCCGCACGCGCCGGCGAACAGGGCCGGGGCTTCGCCGTGGTGGCCGGCGAGGTGCGCAACCTGGCCCAGCGCAGCGCCGAAGCGGCCAAGGAAATCAAGGCGCTGATCGGCGCCAGCGTGGACCGGGTCGACGCCGGCAGCCGGCTGGTGGCCGAGGCCGGCAGCACCATTGGCGAGATCGTGGCCAACGCCGAGAAGGTCTCGGCCTTCATCAACGACATCACCACCGCCGCGAACGAGCAGGCGCAGGGCATCGGTCAGGTCAACACGGCGGTCGGCCAGCTCGACCAGATGACGCAGCAGAACGCCGCGCTGGTCGAACAGAGCGCGGCGGCGGCCGAGAGCCTGAAGGACCAGGCCACCAAGCTCGCCAGCGTGGTCGCCACGTTCCGGCTGGACACCGAGAGGGACTCTGTATGA